The genomic window GTATGGTCATGGTGCAGTGAAAATCAGTCGGTTTTTGGAGCAGCAGGGAGTGGACTTCTTTGCTGTCGCGACACTGGAAGAAGCGATTCAACTGAGAAAAAAGGGGCTTCAGGGAGAAATCTTGGTTCTGGGGTATACCTCCCCACAAACAGCAATCGAACTTAATCGATATGAGTTGATTCAGGCTGTTTTTTCTTTAGACTATGCAGCTGCATTAAACCGAAAACGGGTAAAGCTCCGGTGTCATGTAAAAATCGATACTGGGATGCATCGGCTGGGATTTGCCCCTTGTCTTTCAGAAGTACAGCCGGTTTATACCATGAAATACTTGCGGTGTGAAGGCATCTATTCCCATCTTGGGTCAGCGGATGCCGCAGACGATGAGTCCAGAGTACGCACAGAACAGCAGATCGAGACATTTGCCCGATTGTTAGTGGATTTAAAAAAACAGGGAATTGAGTATGGTGTGACGCATTTACAAAGCAGCTATGGGGTTGTTAATTATCCGGAGCTTTCTTATGATTATGCAAGAGTAGGTATCTTTTTATATGGGGTTCTTAGTCAACGTGATCAACACTTAAAGAGCAGACTGGCGCTACGACCTGTTCTGTCTATCCATGCCGTACTTGTTTCAGTGAGACAGGTTTCTGTCGGTCAATATATTGGATATGGAACAGCCCTCAAGGCAGAGCAAGAGATGCGTATAGGAACAGTGGCAATAGGTTACGCGGATGGGCTGCCAAGAAATCTTTCTAACACTGGTTATTCTCTACATTATAAGGATTTTGAGCTTCCTCAAATAGGGAATATTTGTATGGATATGCTCTTGGTCGATATAACAGACATACAGAATTTGGCTCTTGGGACAGAGCTTACAATCATGGAGAGCAGTGAGGATATTGCTGAAAAGAGTGAGACGATTTCAAATGAGGTGTTGAGTAGAATAGGCATCCGTTTGGAGAACGGCACTTAGTGAATAGGGAAGGTGTCGAATCACTCACAGAGGTATCTAGACCACAAGAGTACAAGAAAAAAACGCTGATTGTGATGTCTTTCCAAAAGTCGACAGTATGCCAATTTTAAAAAGAGATCACAATACACGCGTTTATTTGTTTCCAACTCAACTCAACTGTTCTAGGATGGTTTTGTTGAATGCCGGAAGATCCTCCGGTGTTCGACTGGTAACCAGCTTCCCATCAACAACAACTTCTTGATTTTTGATTGTTGCACCAGCGTATTCCAGGTCAGGCTGCACGGTAATGTAAGAAGTCATTGTACGACCGCTAGTCAGCCCCGTTTGAATAAAGAGCTGAGGACCATGACAGATAGCGAACAAAGGCAAATCATTTTCTAAATAATATTTTGTGAAATCGACAAAGCGCTGATCTGCTCGCAGCTGATCAGGGGAGAAGCCGCCTGGAATAAGCAATGCTGCAAATTCTTCAGGAGAGACATCATCAATAGAGGCATCGATTGTAAAGGTCGTGCCTTTTTTTCCAGTTATCTTTTTCCCAGCTTCTTTTTCAATCAACAGAACTTCATAGCCTGCTTTTTCTAATACCTTTTTAGGGGAGGTCAATTCTATGTCTTCCACCATATCAGTGACCAGTACAGCTACTTTTTTTGTGTTTGTCATCGAATCTCCTCTTTCATTTATAAAGTGCTCTGTTCAGAGAGCTTATCTTTATACTAAAGGCGCTGAACGGATGGCGCAACTAATACGCGCAGGAGAATAAGAGTAAAAAGTATGTATCAAAATTGTTGCATTTTACTTGCGATAGGAGAGATAGATGATCTGAAAAAGTTCCATCAATGCTGCTATTTTTTCACAGACTTGTCAGGGTCGCTTTAAAACGGTAAAATGGATGAATAATCAAAAGAAAGTAGGAAGAAACGTGAAGCAAAATTTAGGTTATTATATTCAAGCAGTAAATGATATTGTTCAGGATACAGAGAAAATCGGAGAATCAATGAACAGCTATTACGAGGAAATACGCGAAGCAATCGATAAAGATAAAGTGGATGAGTTATCTCCGGAAAAAATGACTGAAATCAAGGAAGTTTTTGAAGGCGGCACGAAGAAGTATGAATTGATCATGAAGAAAATCGAACAGCTTCGTCCACCGGTAAAAGTGATCGGGATTCACAAAAAATTGGAGCGTTCTTACATCGAGTATATTGCAGGATGTAAAGAAATGACGATGTCCTTGGATGCAGAAAAAGGAATCGACACAAAGCTGTTCAACTCTTCAGAGGAAAAACAAGATAAAGCAACAGATGATATTTCCTTTTGTATAACAAAAATGAGTAATACTTTGATGAAAAAATAGAGTATAAATAACTAATAATTTTTAATTAAATAGTATCGCCTTTTTACTAGACAAATTTTAGAAAGTATTGTATTATTTATTCATACCAACAACAACCTTTTTATTTTTCATTTTACTCTTATTGAGTAATACTCCTTTTCCATCGGCTATCCTAGCCGATGGTTTTTTTGTTTCTATTTTTTTGATACCGCTAAGATATCGAAATTATCATCTGATAATTTTATATATTTCTCTGTACCAAATAAAAGGCACCAATAAGACCAGCATCATTCTGGTGGTAGCATCTAACGATTGGTGTTTCAAATAATGCCCACTCGGGATATTTTTTCAACGGCTTTTCAATCAGTGACAGCAACAACGGGTTTTGACTGACACCACCACCAATCAAGACTTTCTCCGGGTTCATAGAAACAATGATATTGTAAACGACCATAGCAATATATTCTCCCCAAAGCTTTAACACGTCCTTCTTCACTAAGGTATTTCCTTTGAAAATCTCTTCACCTGTTACGGGAGTATCAGAGGTGATCCCAAGGCGTTGACGATAAAGGTTCAATAACCCTTGTGTAGAGGCATATTTAGCCAAAATTACAGGTTTCCCCAGTTTATCAGGGATCAGCATCATACCGAATTCACCGGCGCTGTAGCGACCACCCTTCATCAGAGACTGCTCATGGATGATTCCACCACCGATACCAGTTCCCAATGTCAGTACGACAAAATCCTTTAACTCGCGCCCGTTCCCGGAGTATAGCTCGGCAAGTGCGGCACAATTTCCATCATTCTCAATAAAAATGGGGTATTTATTTCCTGTACGTTCCCTCAGTAGCTGAACAAATGGCCTGCCTCTTAAGGGTTTGATTGCGCCAGAAACAATTGGTACCCCCTTTTCACTATCAATGACACCGGGAAAACTGAAACCAAGTCCCTTGATGGTATGCTCCTGCTCATATCTTGAGATAATTCTTGCGATCATGATAAAAAAGCTGTCTTCGGTTTCTATCTCTGTCGGCTGTTTTCCTTGGTGGATAATTGTTCCGTCCATATCGAACAAGCCGTATTTGACAAAAATTCCCCCAACATCAAAACTGATAATCATTTTTTTCATCACCCTTCTGGTTTTAATTCTTGTTATTTTTTTGCAGCAGGTACACAAAAATGAATCGATTCATTTTTAAGACATATTATTGTTGTGCAGTATCTTTTTTCACTTAATAGATGAGAAAGCCTAAAAAAATCTCCAAGACTAGGTCTTTCTAGACTTGGAGAGAATAGTTCTAATTTTCTACATTTCGTACATAATCATCGAAATACTGAATCAAATCGGATTTGATTTTCTGGTATTCTTCCTCTGTATACTCTTTCTCTTCTATGTTGCCATTAAAAAATGGAATTTGCAGCTCTTCTTTCAAGCGCTCCAGTACTTCAGTTTGATTCATTTCTGCACCTCTTTATTTATGATCATCTTTCATTATAAAACATTGAACCAATTCGTCAACTCCTCAAAGGAAGTTTTCATTTCATCCAACTTCTTGTAAAGCAGAGCAATATCAGAATCCTCGTGGAAAAAGACCTGTTTTAGCTCAAAATAAAAATTTTCAAACGCATCGAAAAAGGGTGCAACATCGGCTTGATCCAGCTCTGGATTGCTGTAATAAAAAATACGCACACTATGATAGTAAGTAAACACTTCATTGATGTTTAATAAAATACGTATATCTGTCTCATCTGTCCGAGGCTGAATACTGATCAGGTCATAAAGCGCCAGTGATTTCGTATGTGTTTCAGAGAGATAGGATAATAAAATATCGATTTTTTCCGTTGATGCAGGCATGGTAGCCACCTCCGTTTTTCTTTTATTATAGTAAAATTCAGCGTTCTTGAGAAGCGATAGCTCTATCAGCCAGAAGAACGCTGACAATCAGTGACGGTCAAATTGAACGAAATGACTTCAACTCATTCATAATAAAAGGAGACTTTTCACGTGTCTAGCGACGTTCCGGAAATTGAAAATCAATCAGTGCACGATTCAAGTAATCATTGAACGGCTTCATCGCTTCGAATACATCCAGACAGGTCTGAATCAGCTGTTTTTCATCTAAGAGCTGATCGTAAGCCAGATCATATTGAAGATACCAGCTTTTATATTTGATAAAAGGGTCAATAGCTGTGCCTGTTTCCTCATACCCTTTAGGGAATCGTTTCAGCTGTTCGCCTTGCAGCTGAAAGTATTTTTTGAAACGAGGTGCTTCAAGTAAGGCGAGAAATTCTTGTGGGTGTGCCAATAAGTACTCTCTTACGAATGCTGTGGCCTGTGGAAATTGCGTGCCGAATACACCGCCGCCTAAGAACGAGTCATGCCCTTCAGGTGCCAACTGGATGAAATAACCGGCTGGAATATACGGTTTGCCATTTGGTCCGATATGCGCTCTAAAGGTTGGATTATAAGGCGATTTATCATGACTGAAACGGGTATCTCGATTCAGTCGAAAGCTTAATTTGTTTGGCTCGATCATGGGGATATCCGGATCGAATGCAGGAATTTCATTTTGCAACGTCTGAACCAGTCCGTAAAAGTGATTCAGTGCGTCTTTCTTTTCTTTTTCATGTTGATGCATCCATTCCAGTGAGTTATTCTCAGCGAGATTCTTCAAAAAAGTTAGCATTGTTTTGTTTGTCGTAGTCATTTTTCACACTCCATTTGTTTGACCTTTGGCTGAAGCCTGACGCTAGTTCACCTTTTTGGTGGTTTTAGAAGAACAACTCCTGATGAAATTGGTTGCCTTCAGCATTATAGCCAACAGTTAATCGTTCTTTAATTATTCCATAAAGTGAAAGGAGAGACAATGCCGGCGAATAAAAAGCCAGCCGTTTTACAGAGAACAGTCTTACAAAAAAAGAAGGTTGACGAGCTGATTTTTTTGAAGTAAGATTATAAAAGAAGTTTATAAAGTTTTTTTATAAAGTAGAATTAGCATGAAATGGAGGTGGTTTGCAGTGCAGCCCGGAACACCGAACCAACTAAAGAACAGCAATATCAATCGTCTGCGCAAAATCATTTATCAGAAAAAGCAAGTGACGAAGCCTGCACTAGCTGAACAAAGCGGCTTAAGTATCATGACTGTCAATAACCTGATGAGGGAGCTGTTAAGCAATGAAGAGGTGACCGAGACAAAATCCTCTGTCTCTACAGGTGGAAGACGGGCCAGTGTGTTTGAGTTCAATGCGATGCATCGCCTGATTTTGACACTCTGTTTGTTGGAGAAAAACAAGACTTTTGCTTTTCTGTTTTCCGTTCATGATTTGAATGGGAATATTCTCGTTCAAGAAGAGCTCGCAGGAGATCATTTTGATAAAGTAGTGGCAAAAAAGCAAATCGAACAATTTTTAGTCAGCTATCCTGCCATCGGTTGTCTAGTCATTGGACTGCCGGGAGTGGAACACAATGGAGTCGTTCAAGTGATGGATTTTTCATTGATGAAAGGCGAACGGCTGAAAAGCTATTTTGAAGATGCGTTTCATTTTGAAGTGATTTTAGAAAATGATGTGAATGCAGTGGCGTACGGGTACAGCCAATCGGCAGAGACGAACTATAGTAATGCGGTTGTTGGACTCTATTATCCGGAAACTTTTCCGCCGGGTGCCGGTGTGGTACTCAATGATCGGATCGTCAAAGGGCGAAACGG from Enterococcus sp. 9E7_DIV0242 includes these protein-coding regions:
- a CDS encoding type 1 glutamine amidotransferase domain-containing protein, translating into MTNTKKVAVLVTDMVEDIELTSPKKVLEKAGYEVLLIEKEAGKKITGKKGTTFTIDASIDDVSPEEFAALLIPGGFSPDQLRADQRFVDFTKYYLENDLPLFAICHGPQLFIQTGLTSGRTMTSYITVQPDLEYAGATIKNQEVVVDGKLVTSRTPEDLPAFNKTILEQLS
- a CDS encoding DUF2461 domain-containing protein, which codes for MTTTNKTMLTFLKNLAENNSLEWMHQHEKEKKDALNHFYGLVQTLQNEIPAFDPDIPMIEPNKLSFRLNRDTRFSHDKSPYNPTFRAHIGPNGKPYIPAGYFIQLAPEGHDSFLGGGVFGTQFPQATAFVREYLLAHPQEFLALLEAPRFKKYFQLQGEQLKRFPKGYEETGTAIDPFIKYKSWYLQYDLAYDQLLDEKQLIQTCLDVFEAMKPFNDYLNRALIDFQFPERR
- a CDS encoding ROK family protein codes for the protein MKKMIISFDVGGIFVKYGLFDMDGTIIHQGKQPTEIETEDSFFIMIARIISRYEQEHTIKGLGFSFPGVIDSEKGVPIVSGAIKPLRGRPFVQLLRERTGNKYPIFIENDGNCAALAELYSGNGRELKDFVVLTLGTGIGGGIIHEQSLMKGGRYSAGEFGMMLIPDKLGKPVILAKYASTQGLLNLYRQRLGITSDTPVTGEEIFKGNTLVKKDVLKLWGEYIAMVVYNIIVSMNPEKVLIGGGVSQNPLLLSLIEKPLKKYPEWALFETPIVRCYHQNDAGLIGAFYLVQRNI
- a CDS encoding ROK family protein, with product MQPGTPNQLKNSNINRLRKIIYQKKQVTKPALAEQSGLSIMTVNNLMRELLSNEEVTETKSSVSTGGRRASVFEFNAMHRLILTLCLLEKNKTFAFLFSVHDLNGNILVQEELAGDHFDKVVAKKQIEQFLVSYPAIGCLVIGLPGVEHNGVVQVMDFSLMKGERLKSYFEDAFHFEVILENDVNAVAYGYSQSAETNYSNAVVGLYYPETFPPGAGVVLNDRIVKGRNGVAGEIAHLPSDPDWTTFSFTETATIGNLLNNIQTYMSLYDPDCFVIYRNYWSDDQQLKILVEGRIKMEFPFVELPEIILSKDFDQDYVFGLFSLGIKQLNMELEHFN